The Vibrio agarivorans genome window below encodes:
- the rplK gene encoding 50S ribosomal protein L11: MAKKVEAYIKLQVAAGMANPSPPVGPALGQHGVNIMEFCKAFNAKTESVEKGLPTPVVITVYNDRSFTFVTKTPPAAVLLKKAAGIKSGSGRPNTEKVGTVTDAQLQEIAETKAADMTGADIEAMKRSIAGTARSMGLVVEG; the protein is encoded by the coding sequence ATGGCTAAGAAAGTTGAAGCTTATATCAAACTGCAAGTTGCAGCTGGTATGGCAAACCCGTCGCCACCGGTTGGTCCTGCTCTAGGTCAACACGGTGTTAACATCATGGAATTCTGTAAAGCGTTCAACGCGAAAACAGAATCTGTTGAAAAAGGTCTACCGACTCCTGTTGTTATCACAGTATACAACGACCGTTCTTTCACGTTCGTAACTAAGACTCCACCTGCTGCTGTTCTTCTTAAGAAAGCTGCTGGCATTAAGTCTGGTTCAGGTCGTCCAAACACTGAAAAAGTGGGTACTGTAACTGACGCTCAACTCCAAGAAATCGCAGAAACTAAAGCTGCTGATATGACTGGTGCTGACATCGAAGCAATGAAGCGTTCAATCGCTGGTACTGCTCGTTCAATGGGCCTAGTGGTAGAGGGTTAA
- the rplJ gene encoding 50S ribosomal protein L10: MALNLQDKKAIVAEVNEAAVGALSAVVADSRGVEVGAMTSLRKQAREAGVYMRVVRNTLARRAVEGTEYECLQDTFTGPSLIAFSNEHPGAAARLFKDFAKENDKFEIKAAAFEGALTDAEVLATLPTYDEAIARLMMCMKEASAGKLVRTIAALRDQKEEAAA; this comes from the coding sequence ATGGCTTTAAACCTTCAAGACAAAAAAGCAATTGTTGCTGAAGTCAACGAAGCAGCCGTTGGTGCACTTTCTGCAGTTGTAGCTGATTCTCGTGGCGTTGAAGTTGGCGCGATGACATCTCTACGTAAACAAGCTCGTGAAGCTGGTGTTTACATGAGAGTCGTGCGTAACACTCTAGCACGCCGTGCGGTTGAAGGTACTGAGTACGAGTGTCTACAAGACACTTTCACTGGTCCTTCTCTAATCGCGTTCTCTAACGAGCACCCAGGTGCTGCAGCGCGTCTTTTCAAAGACTTCGCTAAAGAGAATGATAAATTCGAGATCAAAGCTGCTGCTTTTGAAGGCGCACTTACTGACGCAGAAGTACTAGCAACACTACCAACTTACGACGAAGCTATTGCACGCCTAATGATGTGCATGAAAGAAGCTTCTGCAGGCAAGCTGGTACGTACTATCGCTGCACTTCGCGACCAAAAAGAAGAAGCAGCGGCATAA
- a CDS encoding MATE family efflux transporter, with product MLDKHGLLSNPVTQVLRQMTVPMTFGMIAVLMFNLVDTFFISLLGTQALAAISYTFPVTFGVNCITMGIGMGLSTHIGRHLGKGDTRQAAALSTHGLLLAIGLVTLAGLAGILSIEPLFRALGAEASLIPMIREYMLIWYLTIPLLVIPMAGNSAIRASGDTKTPAKIMMLSGVLNGLLDPLLIFGIGPFPELGIQGAAIASAISWLGALCASLYVLKVREKLLSWPQTKRLIHDWIAILSVGLPAAFSTAMTPLAGAILMKMLSAYGNPAVAAYGAAQRVESILILVLMALTSALTPFMAQNFGANQPQRSFQGLFLSMRFSIAFQLLIFIVMVPLSLPIAALFSQEEQVKGLLWQYLLLVPLSYGFQGVLMMLSSALNALHKPLLAFQWNAMRLFLFTLPSAWLGGVLYDVEGVFIGIAVGNIIGGCLGYLYALKLRRRYIAPSEAHSAQ from the coding sequence ATGTTAGACAAACACGGGCTGTTATCCAATCCTGTCACACAAGTACTTCGACAAATGACGGTGCCAATGACCTTTGGCATGATCGCGGTTTTGATGTTTAACCTAGTCGATACTTTCTTCATATCCCTACTGGGCACTCAAGCTCTTGCCGCTATCAGCTATACTTTTCCGGTCACATTCGGGGTCAACTGCATTACGATGGGCATCGGGATGGGGCTCTCTACTCATATCGGTCGCCATTTAGGAAAAGGAGATACTCGACAAGCTGCCGCCCTATCCACTCACGGATTACTCCTTGCCATCGGATTAGTCACCCTCGCCGGATTAGCTGGTATTCTATCGATTGAACCTCTCTTTCGCGCTTTAGGTGCCGAGGCATCGCTCATCCCGATGATTAGAGAGTACATGCTGATCTGGTATCTCACGATCCCACTACTTGTCATTCCGATGGCAGGCAACAGCGCGATTCGCGCCTCAGGCGATACCAAAACACCGGCAAAAATCATGATGCTCTCGGGGGTACTCAATGGCCTTCTCGACCCTCTATTGATCTTTGGTATCGGCCCTTTCCCAGAGTTAGGTATTCAAGGCGCTGCGATTGCCAGTGCTATTAGTTGGTTAGGCGCACTATGTGCCTCTTTGTATGTCCTCAAGGTTCGTGAAAAGCTCTTGTCATGGCCACAAACCAAACGCTTGATTCATGATTGGATTGCCATTCTCTCTGTCGGTTTACCTGCCGCATTTTCTACAGCGATGACGCCTCTAGCCGGTGCCATTTTGATGAAAATGCTTTCGGCCTATGGTAACCCTGCGGTCGCAGCCTATGGCGCTGCGCAACGTGTCGAGTCGATCCTTATCTTAGTTTTGATGGCACTGACCTCTGCCCTAACCCCTTTTATGGCGCAGAACTTTGGGGCTAACCAACCACAGCGCAGCTTTCAAGGGCTATTTCTGAGTATGCGCTTCTCTATCGCCTTCCAGCTTTTGATTTTTATTGTGATGGTGCCATTGAGCCTACCTATCGCGGCGCTCTTTTCACAAGAGGAGCAAGTGAAAGGCCTACTGTGGCAATACCTGTTGTTGGTTCCGTTGAGTTACGGCTTTCAGGGGGTATTGATGATGTTGAGCTCGGCCCTGAATGCGCTGCATAAACCTCTGCTCGCTTTTCAATGGAACGCGATGCGCTTGTTTCTGTTTACACTGCCAAGTGCATGGTTAGGGGGCGTTTTATATGACGTTGAGGGTGTCTTTATCGGCATTGCCGTGGGTAATATCATTGGCGGGTGTTTAGGGTACCTCTACGCTTTGAAGCTTCGCAGACGTTATATTGCGCCAAGTGAGGCACACTCAGCGCAATAA
- the rplA gene encoding 50S ribosomal protein L1 has translation MAKLTKRMRVIREKVDVTKEYEINEAVALLQELATAKFVESVDVAVNLGIDARKSDQNVRGATVLPHGTGREIRVAVFTQGANAEAAKEAGADIVGMEDLAEQVKKGEMNFDVVVASPDAMRVVGQLGTILGPRGLMPNPKVGTVTPNVAEAVKNAKAGQVRYRNDKNGIIHTTIGKANFSAEQIKENLEALLVALKKAKPSSAKGAFLKKVSISTTMGAGVAVDQASLDTQAS, from the coding sequence ATGGCTAAACTAACTAAGCGCATGCGCGTAATCCGCGAAAAAGTTGACGTAACTAAAGAATACGAAATCAACGAAGCTGTTGCTCTTCTTCAAGAATTAGCAACTGCTAAGTTCGTTGAGTCTGTAGACGTTGCTGTTAACCTAGGCATCGATGCTCGTAAATCTGACCAGAACGTACGTGGTGCAACTGTACTACCTCACGGTACTGGCCGCGAAATCCGCGTAGCAGTGTTCACTCAAGGTGCAAACGCTGAAGCAGCTAAAGAAGCTGGCGCAGACATCGTTGGTATGGAAGATCTTGCTGAGCAAGTTAAGAAAGGCGAAATGAACTTTGACGTAGTTGTTGCTTCTCCAGATGCAATGCGCGTTGTAGGTCAACTAGGTACTATCCTAGGTCCTCGCGGTCTTATGCCAAACCCTAAAGTTGGTACTGTAACTCCTAACGTTGCTGAAGCGGTTAAGAACGCTAAAGCTGGTCAGGTTCGTTACCGTAACGACAAGAACGGCATCATCCACACTACTATCGGTAAAGCTAACTTCTCTGCAGAGCAGATCAAAGAGAACCTAGAAGCTCTTCTAGTTGCTCTTAAGAAAGCTAAGCCATCTTCAGCGAAAGGCGCTTTCCTGAAGAAAGTAAGCATCTCTACTACAATGGGTGCTGGTGTTGCTGTTGATCAAGCGAGCCTGGATACTCAAGCTAGCTAA
- a CDS encoding DUF805 domain-containing protein encodes MKELLFSFQGRVGRKTFWLWNVVYYLSIFGFAIGINTLFPNLSHLLLPAFLLLVLIPDLAITAKRWHDRNRPTWFLLLNIPLVIGRLAVPAGEMAASQPTLVQTLVSFGALVCGLWIFVECGLMKGTDGANQYGQDPV; translated from the coding sequence ATGAAAGAGTTACTGTTTTCTTTTCAAGGTCGCGTTGGTCGTAAGACATTTTGGTTATGGAATGTAGTGTACTACCTATCGATATTCGGGTTTGCCATTGGCATTAACACCTTATTTCCTAATCTTTCGCACTTATTACTGCCAGCATTTCTGTTGCTGGTACTGATCCCAGATCTCGCGATTACAGCCAAGCGCTGGCACGATAGAAATCGACCTACCTGGTTTCTATTACTCAATATCCCATTGGTGATTGGCCGATTGGCGGTCCCAGCCGGTGAGATGGCGGCTTCACAGCCGACACTCGTTCAAACACTGGTGTCGTTTGGTGCTTTAGTTTGTGGTTTGTGGATTTTTGTTGAGTGTGGCTTGATGAAAGGCACTGATGGCGCGAATCAGTATGGGCAAGACCCAGTGTAA
- the rplL gene encoding 50S ribosomal protein L7/L12 encodes MSITNEQILDAVAEMSVMQVVELIEAMEEKFGVTAAAAVVAGGAAGGEAAAEQTEFDVILEAAGGNKVQVIKAVRGATGLGLKEAKALVDGAPAPLKEGVEKDEAEALKAQLEEAGATVAIK; translated from the coding sequence ATGTCTATTACTAACGAGCAAATCCTAGACGCAGTTGCAGAAATGTCTGTAATGCAAGTTGTTGAACTAATCGAAGCTATGGAAGAAAAATTCGGCGTTACTGCTGCAGCTGCTGTTGTAGCTGGCGGTGCTGCTGGTGGCGAAGCTGCTGCTGAGCAAACTGAATTTGACGTAATCCTAGAAGCTGCTGGCGGTAACAAAGTACAAGTTATCAAAGCTGTACGTGGCGCAACTGGCCTAGGTCTTAAAGAAGCTAAAGCTCTTGTAGACGGTGCTCCAGCACCTCTAAAAGAAGGCGTTGAAAAAGACGAAGCTGAAGCTCTTAAAGCTCAGCTAGAAGAAGCTGGTGCAACTGTTGCAATCAAGTAA
- the secE gene encoding preprotein translocase subunit SecE produces MKANNAETPESSNGADTFKWIVAFALAAAAVVGNYLYGEMSVVIRAAGVVVLIAAALGVAATTTKGKAAISFAKESRMEVRKVVWPTRQETTQTTLIVLAVSIVMALALWGIDGIMVRLVAFITGV; encoded by the coding sequence ATGAAAGCAAATAATGCTGAAACTCCTGAAAGCTCAAATGGCGCAGACACATTTAAGTGGATCGTAGCCTTTGCGCTTGCGGCTGCCGCTGTTGTAGGTAATTACCTGTATGGCGAAATGTCTGTAGTAATCCGAGCTGCAGGTGTTGTTGTTCTTATCGCGGCTGCACTAGGTGTTGCTGCTACAACAACGAAAGGAAAAGCTGCGATTAGCTTTGCGAAAGAATCTCGTATGGAAGTTCGCAAGGTTGTTTGGCCGACTCGTCAAGAGACTACACAAACAACGTTAATCGTTTTAGCTGTAAGTATTGTAATGGCTCTAGCTTTATGGGGCATCGACGGCATCATGGTTCGTCTGGTTGCATTCATAACTGGGGTATAG
- the tuf gene encoding elongation factor Tu, whose protein sequence is MSKEKFERTKPHVNVGTIGHVDHGKTTLTAAICTTLAKVYGGEAKDFASIDNAPEERERGITIATSHVEYDTPTRHYAHVDCPGHADYVKNMITGAAQMDGGILVVAATDGPMPQTREHILLGRQVGIPYIIVFMNKCDMVDDEELLELVEMEVRELLSEYEFPGDDLPVIQGSALGALNGEKQWEDKIVELAEALDSYIPEPERAVDQPFLLPIEDVFSIQGRGTVVTGRIERGILTVGDEVEIVGIKDTTTTTCTGVEMFRKLLDEGRAGENVGALLRGTKRDEVERGQVLAAPGSINPHTKFESEVYVLSKDEGGRHTPFFKGYRPQFYFRTTDVTGDIQLPEGVEMVMPGDNVQMTVELIAPIAMDEGLRFAIREGGRTVGAGVVAKIFD, encoded by the coding sequence ATGTCTAAAGAAAAATTTGAACGTACGAAACCGCACGTAAACGTTGGTACTATCGGCCACGTTGACCACGGTAAAACAACTCTAACTGCTGCTATCTGTACTACTCTTGCAAAAGTGTACGGCGGTGAAGCGAAAGACTTCGCATCTATCGATAACGCTCCAGAAGAGCGTGAGCGCGGTATCACAATCGCAACTTCTCACGTTGAGTACGACACTCCAACTCGTCACTACGCACACGTAGACTGTCCAGGACACGCGGATTATGTTAAAAACATGATCACAGGTGCTGCACAGATGGACGGTGGTATCCTAGTTGTTGCTGCAACTGATGGCCCAATGCCTCAGACTCGTGAGCACATCCTACTAGGCCGTCAGGTTGGTATCCCATACATCATCGTATTCATGAACAAATGTGACATGGTTGACGATGAAGAGCTATTAGAACTAGTAGAAATGGAAGTTCGTGAACTTCTTTCTGAGTACGAATTCCCAGGTGATGACCTACCAGTAATCCAAGGTTCAGCTCTTGGCGCACTAAACGGCGAGAAGCAATGGGAAGACAAGATCGTTGAGCTTGCAGAAGCACTAGATTCTTACATCCCAGAGCCAGAGCGTGCTGTAGATCAGCCGTTCCTACTACCAATCGAAGACGTATTCTCAATCCAAGGTCGTGGTACAGTAGTAACTGGCCGTATCGAGCGCGGTATCCTAACAGTAGGTGACGAAGTAGAAATCGTTGGTATCAAAGACACTACTACAACTACATGTACTGGTGTTGAGATGTTCCGTAAGCTTCTTGACGAAGGTCGTGCTGGTGAGAACGTTGGTGCACTTCTACGTGGTACTAAGCGTGACGAAGTTGAACGTGGTCAAGTTCTAGCAGCTCCTGGCTCAATCAACCCACACACTAAGTTCGAGTCTGAAGTATACGTACTTTCTAAAGACGAAGGCGGCCGTCACACTCCTTTCTTCAAAGGCTACCGTCCACAGTTCTACTTCCGTACAACTGACGTAACTGGTGACATCCAGCTTCCAGAAGGCGTAGAAATGGTAATGCCAGGCGACAACGTTCAAATGACTGTTGAACTAATCGCTCCTATCGCTATGGACGAAGGTCTACGTTTCGCAATCCGCGAAGGTGGCCGCACAGTTGGTGCTGGTGTTGTAGCGAAAATCTTTGATTAA
- a CDS encoding 5-carboxymethyl-2-hydroxymuconate Delta-isomerase — MPNLVMEYSNTVEERVNVQGLLEDLHQVAIESGLFDVASIKSRTLRCHHWLLGEEQDDSDFIHVTFELLDGRTEEQKRDLSRALIEVLAAQASQIRSLTINIRDMDRSCFQKVVN, encoded by the coding sequence ATGCCAAATTTGGTTATGGAGTACTCCAATACAGTTGAAGAGCGGGTCAATGTACAAGGACTGCTTGAAGACCTACATCAAGTTGCGATAGAGAGTGGTTTATTTGACGTCGCATCGATTAAGTCACGTACGTTGCGCTGTCATCATTGGCTACTTGGCGAAGAGCAAGACGACAGTGATTTTATTCACGTGACGTTTGAGTTGCTTGATGGACGAACAGAGGAACAGAAACGAGATTTGTCTCGCGCTTTGATAGAGGTGCTCGCAGCGCAGGCGAGCCAGATTCGAAGTTTGACGATAAATATTCGCGACATGGATCGAAGCTGCTTTCAGAAAGTAGTGAATTGA
- the tpiA gene encoding triose-phosphate isomerase, with product MRRPVVMGNWKLNGSKAMVTELLTGLNKELEGVTGVDVAVAPPALYIDLAERLIKEGGDKIILGAQNTDVNNSGAYTGDMSPEMLKDFGATHIIIGHSERREYHNESDEFVAKKFAFLKENGLKPVFCIGESEAQNEAGETETVCARQINAVIDTYGVEALNGAIIAYEPIWAIGTGKAATAEDAQRIHASIRALIAQKDAAVAEQVIIQYGGSVKPENAESYFAQPDIDGALVGGAALNAAGFAAIAKAAAAAKA from the coding sequence ATGCGTCGTCCTGTAGTGATGGGTAACTGGAAACTGAACGGTAGCAAAGCAATGGTAACTGAGCTACTTACTGGCCTTAATAAGGAACTTGAAGGCGTAACGGGCGTTGACGTAGCCGTTGCTCCACCAGCACTTTACATCGACCTTGCTGAGCGCCTAATCAAAGAAGGCGGCGACAAGATCATTCTTGGTGCACAAAACACTGACGTAAACAATAGCGGCGCTTACACTGGCGACATGTCTCCTGAAATGCTGAAAGACTTCGGCGCAACTCACATCATCATCGGTCACTCTGAGCGTCGTGAATACCACAACGAATCAGACGAGTTCGTTGCTAAGAAATTTGCATTCCTAAAAGAGAACGGCCTAAAGCCTGTTTTCTGTATCGGTGAATCTGAAGCACAAAACGAAGCGGGCGAAACTGAAACAGTATGTGCTCGCCAAATCAATGCAGTGATCGACACTTACGGTGTTGAAGCTCTAAACGGCGCTATCATCGCTTACGAACCAATCTGGGCTATCGGTACTGGTAAAGCAGCAACAGCTGAAGATGCACAGCGCATCCACGCTTCTATCCGTGCTCTAATCGCACAAAAAGACGCAGCAGTTGCAGAGCAAGTAATCATCCAATACGGTGGTTCTGTTAAGCCTGAAAACGCTGAGTCATACTTCGCACAGCCAGACATCGATGGTGCTCTAGTTGGCGGCGCTGCTCTAAACGCAGCAGGCTTCGCTGCAATCGCTAAAGCAGCGGCAGCAGCAAAAGCTTAA
- the coaA gene encoding type I pantothenate kinase produces the protein MTPYLNFNRQQWAELRNSVPMTLSEDDLLELQGVNESLTMEEAVEIYLPLARLINLYIESRQGRNTVLNHFLGNTATKPPFIIGIAGSVAVGKSTTARLLQALLARWDNHPKVELVTTDGFLYSKEELEARNIMHRKGFPESYDIHRLVDFVAKAKAGQFPLSVPVYSHLTYDITDEEYVIDTPDVIIIEGLNVLQSGMDYPHEPHRVFISDFLDFSLYVDAEPSVIEQWYVERFLKFRKGAFMDKESYFHHYTLLSEADAVAKAKSIWANINGKNLFDNILPTRERARLILKKGEKHLVEQVLLRK, from the coding sequence ATGACCCCTTACCTCAATTTTAATCGCCAACAATGGGCTGAGCTGCGTAACTCGGTTCCCATGACTTTGAGTGAGGATGACTTACTAGAGTTGCAAGGGGTTAATGAAAGCTTAACCATGGAAGAAGCGGTTGAGATCTACTTACCGCTGGCGCGTCTCATCAATCTATATATCGAATCTCGCCAAGGACGTAATACGGTTCTCAATCATTTCCTTGGCAACACAGCAACCAAACCTCCCTTTATCATTGGTATAGCCGGCAGTGTCGCGGTAGGTAAAAGCACGACTGCACGTCTACTGCAGGCCTTGCTGGCTCGCTGGGATAACCACCCTAAAGTCGAACTCGTCACTACTGATGGTTTCCTCTATTCAAAAGAAGAGTTAGAAGCTCGTAACATCATGCACCGTAAAGGCTTCCCAGAATCCTACGACATTCATCGATTGGTCGATTTTGTAGCAAAAGCCAAAGCCGGTCAGTTTCCATTGAGTGTACCGGTCTATTCTCACCTGACATACGATATCACCGACGAGGAGTACGTCATCGATACGCCTGATGTCATCATCATCGAGGGGCTAAACGTACTGCAAAGTGGGATGGACTACCCTCATGAGCCCCATCGCGTGTTTATCTCGGACTTCTTGGACTTCTCGCTGTATGTCGATGCTGAACCAAGTGTTATTGAGCAATGGTATGTTGAGCGTTTTTTGAAGTTCCGCAAAGGCGCGTTTATGGATAAAGAGTCGTACTTTCACCACTATACTCTGCTTTCAGAAGCCGATGCCGTGGCTAAAGCGAAATCTATCTGGGCAAATATCAACGGTAAGAACTTGTTCGACAACATTTTGCCTACGCGTGAGCGAGCACGCCTCATTTTGAAGAAGGGTGAAAAGCACTTGGTCGAGCAGGTGTTATTACGAAAATAG
- the nusG gene encoding transcription termination/antitermination protein NusG — MSEAPKKRWYVVQAFSGFEGRVAQSLREHIKMHDMEEYFGEVLVPTEEVVEMRAGQRRKSERKFFPGYVLVQMIMNDESWHLVRSIPRVMGFIGGTSDRPAPITDKEADAILNRLEKASEAPRPRTMYEAGEVVRVNDGPFADFNGTVEEVDYEKSRVKVSVSIFGRATPVELEFGQVEKLD; from the coding sequence ATGAGTGAAGCTCCAAAAAAACGCTGGTATGTAGTTCAAGCCTTCTCTGGATTTGAAGGTCGTGTGGCTCAATCTCTACGTGAACACATCAAAATGCACGACATGGAAGAATACTTCGGTGAAGTACTAGTACCAACAGAAGAAGTTGTTGAGATGCGCGCGGGTCAACGTCGTAAATCTGAGCGTAAATTCTTCCCTGGCTACGTTCTTGTTCAAATGATCATGAACGATGAGTCATGGCACTTAGTGCGCAGTATTCCGCGTGTAATGGGCTTCATTGGTGGTACCTCTGACCGTCCTGCACCTATCACTGATAAAGAAGCTGACGCGATTCTTAATCGTCTTGAGAAAGCAAGCGAAGCGCCTCGTCCACGTACAATGTACGAAGCGGGTGAAGTGGTACGTGTTAATGATGGTCCATTCGCTGACTTCAACGGTACTGTTGAAGAAGTGGATTATGAGAAGAGCCGCGTGAAAGTGTCTGTATCGATCTTTGGTCGTGCAACACCAGTTGAGCTTGAATTTGGTCAAGTGGAAAAACTTGATTAA